The following are encoded in a window of Gramella sp. MT6 genomic DNA:
- the mrdA gene encoding penicillin-binding protein 2 yields the protein MRKILLYITILTTGLIFIGRLFYLQVVDTSLAIRSQDNAIKVVYDYPQRGYIYDRNGELMVSNQPSYDVMVIPRNLKPFDTTEFCQILNLEREDLEKKLDKARIYSPMLPSVVIPQLTKSEYAILQEKMRKYEGFYIQKRSLRDYQVDHSANVLGYIAEVNPSIVSKNPYYISGDLIGRAGVEETYEELLRGVKGVKYIQKDRFNRDIGPYKEGIYDTLPEKGKDIALTLDAALQDYGTKLMKNKRGGIVALEPETGEILALITAPTYDPAKLVGRKRSPNFTELYYDTIARPLYDRGLLAQYPPGSPFKTLNALIGLQEGVVDTQDSFSCNHGYSYGRGRKLGCHAHNSPLSMVPGIAQSCNAYFANVYRRIIEKYPTPQQGMDAWNAHLKSFGLGQYMGNDLSTGQPGKIPDSDYYNQIYDYPTYKWYATATISNAIGQGEVLMTPIQLANMAATISNKGWYYTPHILKEIEGDPIKEDKFTKKNYTSIEAKHFEPVIEGMHEVYKSGTASTLRIPGVEIAGKTGTAENFAKVDGIRVQLTDHSIFVAFAPVENPKIAIAVFVENGYWGSRYAGRMASLMIEKYLKGTITRTDMESWILSHSLEDEYAKPLSGEPFRINQ from the coding sequence ATGAGAAAGATTTTACTATACATAACGATCTTAACCACCGGTTTGATCTTCATAGGAAGATTGTTCTATCTCCAGGTGGTTGATACATCTCTGGCGATAAGGTCACAGGATAATGCGATAAAAGTAGTATATGATTATCCTCAGCGTGGTTATATTTATGACCGTAATGGGGAATTGATGGTTTCTAACCAACCGTCCTATGACGTCATGGTTATTCCTAGAAACCTGAAACCATTCGATACCACAGAATTCTGCCAGATCTTAAACCTCGAACGAGAAGATCTGGAAAAGAAACTGGACAAGGCAAGGATCTATTCTCCTATGTTACCCTCGGTAGTTATTCCTCAGCTTACCAAGAGCGAATATGCAATCCTTCAGGAGAAAATGAGGAAATACGAAGGCTTTTATATTCAGAAGAGATCTTTAAGGGATTACCAGGTAGATCATAGCGCTAATGTTTTAGGATACATAGCCGAAGTTAACCCGAGTATTGTAAGTAAGAATCCTTATTATATTTCTGGTGACCTTATTGGCCGTGCCGGGGTAGAGGAAACCTACGAAGAACTTTTACGCGGAGTAAAGGGTGTAAAATATATTCAGAAAGACCGTTTTAACAGGGATATTGGCCCTTATAAAGAAGGCATTTACGATACACTTCCAGAAAAAGGAAAAGATATTGCGCTAACTTTAGATGCAGCGCTGCAGGATTATGGAACCAAATTAATGAAAAACAAAAGGGGTGGCATCGTTGCCCTTGAACCGGAAACAGGAGAGATCCTGGCTCTAATTACGGCTCCAACTTATGATCCTGCGAAACTTGTAGGGCGTAAACGCTCCCCTAACTTCACCGAATTATATTACGATACTATTGCCAGACCGCTTTACGATCGCGGCCTTTTGGCTCAATATCCACCTGGATCCCCATTCAAGACTCTAAATGCCTTAATTGGTTTGCAGGAAGGTGTGGTGGACACCCAAGATAGCTTTTCCTGTAATCATGGGTACTCCTATGGTAGAGGAAGAAAGCTGGGATGCCATGCGCACAATAGTCCGTTATCCATGGTTCCTGGAATTGCTCAGTCATGCAACGCCTATTTTGCGAATGTTTACAGAAGGATTATCGAAAAATACCCAACTCCACAACAAGGAATGGATGCCTGGAATGCTCATTTAAAGAGCTTCGGTTTAGGGCAATATATGGGTAATGACTTAAGTACAGGTCAACCTGGAAAAATACCAGATTCAGATTATTATAACCAGATCTATGATTACCCAACATATAAGTGGTATGCCACAGCTACCATTTCCAATGCCATTGGCCAGGGAGAGGTTCTAATGACGCCTATCCAGCTAGCTAATATGGCAGCCACGATTAGTAATAAAGGCTGGTATTATACGCCGCATATTCTTAAAGAGATCGAAGGCGACCCTATAAAGGAAGATAAATTCACTAAAAAGAATTACACCTCTATCGAAGCAAAACACTTTGAACCGGTGATAGAAGGCATGCATGAAGTTTATAAAAGTGGAACGGCCTCTACCCTAAGAATTCCTGGTGTAGAAATCGCCGGAAAAACAGGTACTGCAGAAAACTTTGCAAAAGTAGATGGCATAAGAGTCCAATTAACAGATCACTCCATTTTTGTAGCTTTCGCCCCTGTGGAGAACCCAAAAATAGCTATTGCAGTATTCGTAGAAAACGGATACTGGGGAAGCAGATATGCAGGTAGAATGGCCAGCCTTATGATTGAAAAATATCTGAAAGGCACCATCACAAGAACTGATATGGAAAGCTGGATTTTAAGCCACAGCCTGGAAGACGAATATGCAAAACCATTAAGCGGAGAACCTTTTAGAATTAATCAGTAA
- a CDS encoding rod shape-determining protein MreD, with translation MNNKVFSNIARFIILVFLQVLILNNINFAGYINPHLYVLFILLYPFAGNQSLFLFLSFLLGLSIDIFEDSGGINAAACLVAAFVRPNLLRFSFGISYDHQNIRLAATPFGSKLSYVFLMVILHHFVLFSLEMFSLNHILLVLKKTLFSSIFTVILTLLSLTLFSKKYR, from the coding sequence ATGAACAATAAGGTTTTTTCAAATATCGCCAGGTTCATCATCCTTGTTTTTTTACAGGTCCTAATCCTGAACAATATCAACTTTGCAGGATATATAAATCCGCATTTGTATGTATTGTTCATATTGCTGTATCCTTTTGCCGGAAATCAGAGTTTATTCCTGTTTTTATCTTTCCTATTAGGATTAAGTATAGATATTTTTGAAGATAGCGGCGGGATTAATGCAGCGGCATGTTTAGTAGCAGCTTTTGTAAGACCTAACTTATTGAGGTTCTCATTTGGAATAAGTTATGACCATCAAAACATCAGGCTTGCGGCAACTCCTTTTGGATCGAAATTAAGCTACGTTTTCTTAATGGTGATACTACATCATTTTGTATTGTTTTCCTTGGAAATGTTCAGCTTAAATCATATACTTCTAGTACTGAAAAAGACATTATTTTCCAGTATATTCACAGTTATCCTAACTCTTTTAAGCCTTACTTTATTTAGTAAAAAATATCGATGA
- the mreC gene encoding rod shape-determining protein MreC — protein MQQIFNFLIRNKNSILFLILFVVSVFLTIQNHAFHKSRFISSANIVTGGVYSWSNNINTYLHLDEYNERLLEENNKLRNIISNIHDSISVEKQLDSTSFEGDYLFRTARVINNNFSKVDNYLTLNRGKKSGIEQEFGVITSQGIVGIVDRVNENYSRVISILNSRSRINAQLNNTNHFGSLVWDGKDPNIVQLIDVPRQAPLQKGDTIITGGRSLIYPKGLPIGSIQDFTLDQTQSYYTINIKLFNDMTNIGYVYVIENVNKEEIEKLQETNEQ, from the coding sequence ATGCAGCAGATTTTCAACTTTCTTATTCGGAATAAGAATTCGATTTTATTCTTAATCCTGTTCGTTGTATCTGTATTTCTTACAATTCAAAATCACGCTTTTCATAAGAGCCGATTTATAAGCTCTGCCAATATTGTGACCGGTGGCGTTTATTCATGGTCTAATAACATCAATACCTATCTTCACCTGGACGAGTATAATGAAAGATTGCTTGAAGAGAACAACAAGCTTCGTAACATCATTTCAAATATTCACGACAGCATTTCAGTAGAAAAGCAACTGGATAGTACTTCTTTTGAAGGAGATTATTTGTTCAGGACGGCAAGGGTGATCAACAATAACTTCTCAAAAGTTGATAATTATCTTACACTAAACCGTGGAAAAAAATCTGGTATTGAACAGGAATTTGGGGTTATCACCAGTCAGGGAATCGTTGGAATCGTGGATAGGGTAAACGAGAATTACTCGAGAGTAATATCTATTTTAAATAGCAGATCGCGTATAAATGCGCAACTTAATAACACCAATCATTTTGGTAGTCTGGTATGGGATGGAAAAGACCCGAATATTGTACAATTGATAGACGTTCCGAGACAGGCGCCCTTGCAAAAAGGAGATACCATTATTACCGGGGGTAGATCTCTCATCTATCCAAAAGGTCTTCCCATTGGAAGTATTCAGGATTTCACTCTTGACCAAACCCAAAGTTATTATACCATCAACATCAAGCTTTTTAATGATATGACCAATATTGGTTATGTCTACGTGATAGAAAATGTGAACAAGGAAGAAATAGAGAAATTACAGGAGACCAATGAACAATAA
- a CDS encoding rod shape-determining protein, whose amino-acid sequence MGFFDFLIEEIAIDLGTANTLIIHNDKVVVDSPSIVARDRTSGKITAVGKEAAMMQGKTHENIKTIRPLKDGVIADFDASEKMLTMFIKEIPALKKKLFTPALRMVICIPSGITEVEMRAVKESAERVNGKEVYLIHEPMAAAIGIGVDIMQPKGNMIVDIGGGTTEIAVIALGGIVCDKSVKIAGDVFTNDIVYYMRTQHNLYVGERTAEKIKIQIGAATEDLEVPPDEMSVQGRDLLTGKPKQVNISYREIAKALDKSILRIEDAVMETLSQTPPELAADIYNTGIYLAGGGSMLRGLDKRLSQKTDLPVYIAEDPLRAVVRGTGICLKTLNRYKGILIK is encoded by the coding sequence ATGGGATTTTTCGACTTTCTCATTGAAGAAATAGCAATCGACTTAGGTACAGCCAACACCCTTATAATACATAATGATAAAGTTGTTGTAGACAGCCCCTCAATAGTAGCGCGCGACAGAACTTCCGGCAAAATAACAGCTGTAGGTAAGGAAGCGGCTATGATGCAGGGGAAAACTCATGAGAACATCAAGACCATACGTCCTTTAAAAGATGGTGTAATTGCCGATTTTGATGCCAGTGAGAAGATGCTTACCATGTTCATCAAAGAAATTCCGGCACTTAAGAAAAAACTATTTACTCCTGCCTTAAGAATGGTTATCTGTATCCCGTCAGGAATTACTGAAGTGGAGATGCGCGCTGTTAAGGAAAGTGCAGAAAGAGTTAATGGTAAAGAGGTTTACCTTATCCACGAACCTATGGCCGCTGCCATTGGTATAGGTGTTGACATCATGCAGCCTAAAGGAAATATGATCGTGGATATAGGGGGAGGTACTACAGAAATCGCAGTGATCGCTCTTGGAGGTATCGTGTGTGACAAATCGGTGAAGATCGCCGGTGATGTTTTCACCAATGATATCGTTTATTACATGAGAACCCAGCATAACCTTTATGTAGGTGAGCGTACTGCGGAAAAAATAAAGATACAGATCGGTGCGGCTACTGAAGATCTTGAGGTGCCGCCAGATGAAATGAGCGTTCAGGGTAGAGACCTTCTTACCGGGAAACCGAAGCAGGTAAATATCTCTTACCGTGAAATTGCCAAGGCTTTAGATAAATCTATTTTGAGGATCGAAGATGCGGTTATGGAAACCCTTTCTCAGACTCCGCCAGAACTTGCTGCCGATATTTACAATACCGGTATCTATCTTGCAGGTGGTGGTTCAATGTTAAGAGGCCTGGACAAACGTTTATCTCAGAAAACAGATCTTCCGGTTTATATCGCCGAAGATCCATTAAGAGCCGTAGTTCGTGGTACAGGTATCTGTTTAAAGACATTGAATCGATACAAAGGGATTTTGATCAAGTAG
- the purH gene encoding bifunctional phosphoribosylaminoimidazolecarboxamide formyltransferase/IMP cyclohydrolase translates to MSELKQAKSALISVFSKDGLEPIVEKLNDLGIKIYSTGGTEKFIKDLGIEVIPVEDVTSYPSILGGRVKTLHPKVFGGILNRQDHEGDVKELEQYEIPQIDIVIVDLYPFEKTVASGASEQDIIEKIDIGGISLIRAAAKNFKDVTCVSSVDDYQEFLDLLNAKNGETSIADRKRFATKAFNISSHYDSAIFNYFNTEGEVNSFKQSELKGKELRYGENPHQKGTFFGDFDAIFDKLHGKELSYNNLLDVDAAVNLMNEFKGEAPTFAILKHNNACGLAQRDTIHQAYVDALAGDPVSAFGGILISNVEIDAKTAEEIHKLFCEVVIAPSFSSEALEILKGKKNRILLILKDVELPKDQVRTCLNGVLVQDKDLKTDKLEDLTQATNNKASDDELSDMIFASKICKHTKSNTIVLAKNKQLCASGTGQTSRVDALTQSIEKARSFDFDLNGAVMASDAFFPFPDCVEIAGNAGITAVIQPGGSIKDQLSIDYCNENNIAMVMTGTRHFKH, encoded by the coding sequence ATGAGCGAATTAAAACAAGCAAAATCTGCTTTAATTTCAGTTTTCAGTAAAGACGGGTTAGAACCAATCGTTGAAAAACTTAATGACCTGGGAATCAAAATATACTCTACCGGAGGTACCGAAAAATTTATCAAGGATCTAGGGATCGAGGTGATCCCAGTTGAAGATGTAACCTCATATCCTTCAATTTTAGGCGGAAGAGTAAAGACACTTCACCCTAAGGTTTTTGGTGGAATATTGAACCGTCAAGACCATGAAGGAGATGTAAAAGAACTGGAACAATATGAAATTCCGCAGATTGACATTGTGATCGTGGACCTTTATCCTTTTGAAAAAACAGTAGCTTCTGGCGCTTCTGAACAGGATATCATTGAAAAAATAGACATTGGAGGTATTTCTTTAATTCGTGCTGCGGCTAAAAACTTCAAGGATGTTACCTGTGTTTCATCTGTAGACGACTACCAAGAGTTTCTTGATCTCCTGAATGCAAAGAATGGAGAAACCAGCATAGCAGACAGGAAAAGATTCGCGACAAAAGCTTTTAATATTTCTTCGCATTACGATTCAGCGATCTTCAATTATTTTAATACTGAAGGAGAAGTAAATTCTTTCAAACAAAGTGAATTGAAGGGAAAAGAATTGAGGTATGGAGAAAACCCACATCAAAAAGGGACTTTCTTTGGAGATTTCGATGCGATCTTTGACAAACTTCACGGAAAGGAACTTTCTTATAATAACCTTTTGGATGTTGATGCTGCGGTTAACCTCATGAATGAATTCAAAGGAGAGGCTCCAACCTTCGCCATCTTAAAACATAATAACGCTTGTGGTCTTGCGCAGCGTGACACTATCCACCAGGCGTATGTAGATGCGCTGGCAGGTGATCCAGTCTCAGCTTTCGGTGGGATCCTGATCAGTAATGTGGAAATAGATGCCAAAACTGCTGAAGAAATCCACAAACTTTTCTGTGAAGTGGTGATCGCTCCTTCTTTTTCTTCGGAAGCGTTAGAAATATTGAAAGGAAAGAAGAACAGAATTCTTTTAATACTTAAAGATGTTGAACTTCCAAAGGACCAGGTAAGAACCTGTTTGAATGGAGTTTTGGTTCAGGATAAAGATCTAAAGACAGATAAACTGGAAGATCTTACGCAGGCCACGAACAATAAAGCATCAGATGACGAGTTATCTGACATGATATTTGCATCTAAAATTTGCAAACACACTAAATCGAATACCATCGTTTTAGCTAAAAACAAACAACTTTGTGCAAGTGGTACTGGTCAGACTTCAAGAGTGGATGCCCTAACCCAAAGCATAGAGAAAGCAAGGTCATTTGATTTTGACCTGAATGGTGCCGTTATGGCGAGTGATGCTTTTTTCCCATTCCCTGATTGTGTGGAGATTGCCGGAAACGCAGGTATCACTGCAGTAATTCAGCCTGGAGGATCAATTAAAGATCAGCTGAGCATCGATTATTGCAATGAAAATAATATCGCCATGGTGATGACAGGAACACGCCATTTTAAACATTAA
- a CDS encoding ABC transporter permease: MLIYLRVLKESFNFAISALKNNRLRTFLSLLGVTIGIFSIIAVLAAVDSLKKDITGSLSALDNSTVIVMRFNFGPSEVPRWKREQFPDVTYEEYQNLKKSLPDVEAISFALGVPGGSSIKYQDVTSTGVDIGAVTHEYYDIEAFELEEGRFFNEPEAVSGSGVIVLGHEIANNLFGDSNGLGKEVRIFGRRATVIGVLKKQGQSLFTGSRDGQAFVPANFARRVYGTTKGTVFPQIVMKPEDGVDNDEFVAMLEQQLRNMRGLKPGEINNFFVNQLQGFADFIDNITGQLNIIGLVISGFSLLVGGFGIANIMFVSVKERTNLIGIQKSLGAKNKFILSQFLFEAIILSVIGGMVGLFIVWLVSIVASQFTGDFEFVLSPLNILIGTAVSAVIGLISGIIPAISASKLDPVEAIRTGM, encoded by the coding sequence ATGCTAATTTATTTACGCGTACTCAAGGAGAGCTTTAATTTCGCTATAAGCGCTCTTAAAAATAACCGTCTTCGTACTTTTCTCTCTTTGCTGGGCGTTACCATTGGTATATTTTCAATTATCGCAGTTCTTGCCGCCGTAGATTCCCTGAAAAAAGATATTACCGGAAGTTTAAGTGCACTGGATAACAGCACGGTTATCGTTATGAGATTCAATTTTGGACCTTCTGAAGTTCCACGTTGGAAAAGAGAACAGTTTCCAGATGTCACCTATGAAGAATATCAGAATCTGAAGAAGAGTCTTCCAGATGTAGAAGCTATAAGTTTTGCACTGGGAGTTCCCGGGGGTTCTTCTATAAAATATCAGGACGTTACCAGCACTGGAGTAGATATTGGTGCAGTGACCCATGAATATTATGATATTGAAGCTTTTGAGCTGGAAGAAGGAAGGTTTTTTAATGAACCCGAAGCTGTGAGCGGCTCTGGGGTTATTGTCCTGGGGCATGAGATCGCGAATAATTTATTTGGCGATTCCAATGGCTTAGGGAAAGAAGTGAGGATCTTTGGAAGACGGGCAACCGTAATTGGAGTTCTTAAAAAGCAGGGGCAGTCCTTGTTTACAGGTTCAAGAGATGGCCAGGCCTTTGTGCCGGCAAATTTTGCCCGACGAGTTTATGGTACCACCAAAGGAACTGTATTCCCTCAAATAGTCATGAAGCCAGAAGATGGAGTAGATAATGACGAATTTGTAGCGATGCTGGAACAACAGCTTAGAAATATGCGTGGACTGAAACCCGGGGAGATCAATAACTTTTTTGTGAACCAACTTCAGGGATTTGCAGATTTTATAGACAATATTACCGGACAGTTAAATATCATTGGTTTGGTCATCAGCGGATTTTCATTGCTGGTAGGTGGCTTTGGAATCGCAAATATCATGTTCGTGAGCGTAAAAGAGCGAACTAACTTAATTGGAATTCAGAAATCCCTGGGGGCCAAGAACAAGTTCATTCTTTCTCAGTTCTTATTTGAAGCGATTATACTTTCAGTAATTGGAGGAATGGTTGGATTATTTATAGTCTGGCTGGTTTCTATTGTAGCTTCCCAGTTTACTGGTGATTTTGAATTCGTCCTTTCTCCACTGAATATTTTAATTGGAACCGCCGTATCTGCAGTAATTGGATTAATTTCAGGTATAATTCCCGCTATATCTGCTTCTAAACTAGATCCTGTTGAAGCAATTAGAACTGGAATGTAA
- a CDS encoding GAF domain-containing protein codes for MPFQKLKPRVEEILNNENLSVDKRLTEVCELLESNIPYYDWVGFYFKNGDKEELKLRSFAGEPTDHEIIPFGKGICGQVAVSNKNFVVPDVKAQNNYIACSIHVKAEIVIPLFKNGENIGQIDIDSHTEDPFSHEDEIFLQWVNEKVSEIL; via the coding sequence ATGCCATTTCAGAAATTAAAACCAAGAGTTGAAGAGATCCTTAATAATGAGAATCTAAGCGTGGATAAAAGGCTTACAGAAGTATGTGAGCTACTTGAATCTAATATTCCATATTATGACTGGGTAGGTTTCTACTTTAAGAATGGAGATAAGGAAGAACTTAAATTAAGATCTTTTGCCGGAGAACCAACAGATCATGAAATTATCCCTTTTGGTAAAGGTATTTGCGGACAGGTTGCGGTTTCGAATAAAAATTTCGTGGTACCAGATGTGAAAGCTCAAAATAATTACATAGCCTGCAGTATTCATGTAAAGGCAGAGATTGTTATCCCTCTTTTCAAAAACGGAGAGAACATTGGCCAGATAGATATAGACAGTCATACTGAAGATCCATTCTCACACGAAGATGAAATTTTTCTTCAATGGGTAAATGAAAAAGTATCTGAGATCTTATAG
- the xrtF gene encoding exosortase family protein XrtF, protein MLSLIKKYRLVLRFIFIFLGSYFLFSSLYSGFLILYDTEHPVPDPLTQLVARQSGTVMQGLGYENVEVVMHYTGLSMKLMVNDYFLAGIVEGCNSASIIILFTSFILAFFGKTVSTILYILAGSVIIYSINILRIVILAVSIYEYPQYANIMHSIFFPLAIYGTVLILWLIWVRIYSKWKKQ, encoded by the coding sequence TTGCTCAGTTTAATTAAGAAATATCGTCTTGTTCTTAGATTCATCTTTATATTTCTGGGTAGTTACTTTCTTTTTTCCAGTCTCTATAGCGGATTTCTAATTCTGTACGATACAGAACATCCCGTTCCAGATCCTTTAACTCAGCTCGTAGCGCGTCAAAGCGGAACAGTAATGCAGGGTTTAGGTTATGAGAATGTTGAGGTAGTGATGCATTATACCGGTTTGTCCATGAAATTAATGGTCAATGATTATTTTTTAGCCGGAATAGTGGAAGGCTGTAATTCAGCGAGTATAATTATACTTTTCACTTCTTTTATTCTGGCATTCTTTGGAAAAACTGTTTCAACCATACTATATATTCTGGCCGGCTCGGTCATCATTTACTCGATCAATATTCTTAGAATAGTGATACTTGCGGTAAGTATTTATGAATACCCGCAATATGCCAACATAATGCATTCAATATTTTTCCCATTAGCTATTTACGGGACTGTTTTAATTCTCTGGTTGATCTGGGTTAGAATTTATTCAAAATGGAAAAAACAGTAA
- a CDS encoding exosortase F system-associated protein, with protein sequence MEKTVKRRYRIVEIGLLVLLLAAIRFFEQELFYDPLIQFFKSDYLLDIIPPMDMAKLMFNLTLRFWLNTIISLAIIYISFRDLNILKFSAVLYAILYVLATIVFIFLVLNIEREHYLALFYVRRFLIHPLFLLILLPAFYYYRLKEYKK encoded by the coding sequence ATGGAAAAAACAGTAAAAAGACGGTATCGGATAGTGGAAATTGGTCTATTGGTCCTGTTGCTTGCGGCTATAAGATTTTTCGAGCAGGAATTGTTCTATGATCCGTTAATCCAGTTCTTTAAATCTGATTATTTACTGGACATCATACCACCAATGGACATGGCCAAACTTATGTTCAATCTTACCCTTAGATTTTGGCTGAATACAATTATATCTTTAGCTATAATCTATATAAGTTTTAGAGACCTCAATATCTTGAAGTTTTCTGCGGTTTTATATGCCATTCTTTATGTACTGGCAACCATCGTATTTATTTTTCTGGTATTAAATATAGAAAGAGAACATTATCTGGCCCTCTTTTATGTAAGAAGGTTTTTAATTCATCCGCTTTTTTTATTGATCCTGCTTCCGGCTTTTTATTACTATAGACTGAAAGAATATAAAAAGTAG
- a CDS encoding NmrA/HSCARG family protein encodes MGNKKIIAVVGATGSQGGGLVRAILNDTDGGFKARAITRNPSSDKAKELKDLGAEVVEADIDNKESVIKAFKGAYGAFCMTNFWEHFSPEKELEQAKNMAEAGKEAGLKHVIWSTLEDTRKWIPLDDDRMPTLMEKYKVPHFDAKGEADEYFTASKVPYTLLFTSFYWDNFINFGMGPQKGEDGELAITFPMDKKELPGIAAEDIGKCAYGIFKAGDNYKNKIVAIAGEHLTGKEMADIFSEVYGKKVKYNAVEPEVYRNFDFPGADDLGNMFQFKVEQEEYFCTIRDVNATRKLNPELLNFRQWLEQNKDKIDV; translated from the coding sequence ATGGGAAATAAAAAAATTATTGCGGTCGTAGGTGCTACAGGATCGCAGGGAGGTGGATTAGTTCGTGCAATTTTAAATGACACGGATGGCGGATTCAAAGCAAGAGCAATCACACGAAATCCATCGTCAGACAAAGCTAAAGAACTTAAAGACCTTGGAGCTGAGGTTGTAGAAGCAGATATAGACAATAAAGAAAGTGTTATTAAAGCCTTCAAGGGCGCTTATGGCGCTTTTTGTATGACCAATTTCTGGGAACATTTCTCTCCGGAAAAAGAACTGGAGCAGGCCAAGAATATGGCTGAAGCAGGAAAAGAGGCAGGCTTAAAACATGTAATCTGGTCTACACTTGAGGACACCAGGAAATGGATTCCTTTAGACGATGACCGCATGCCCACTTTGATGGAAAAGTATAAGGTACCGCATTTTGATGCCAAGGGTGAGGCGGATGAATATTTCACGGCCAGTAAAGTTCCCTACACCCTTCTCTTCACTTCTTTTTACTGGGATAATTTTATCAATTTCGGGATGGGTCCACAAAAGGGCGAAGATGGTGAACTGGCAATTACGTTCCCGATGGATAAAAAAGAACTTCCAGGAATTGCCGCGGAAGATATAGGAAAATGTGCCTACGGAATATTCAAAGCTGGTGACAACTACAAGAATAAGATTGTTGCCATCGCGGGTGAACATCTTACCGGTAAGGAAATGGCTGATATTTTCTCTGAGGTCTATGGCAAGAAGGTAAAGTACAACGCGGTAGAGCCCGAGGTTTACAGGAATTTTGATTTTCCCGGAGCCGATGATCTTGGTAATATGTTCCAATTTAAGGTTGAACAGGAAGAATATTTCTGCACCATTAGAGATGTAAATGCAACCCGAAAATTAAATCCCGAACTGCTTAATTTCAGGCAGTGGCTGGAACAGAATAAAGACAAGATCGATGTTTAG